CCGATGCTTCGTCCTATCGCGGGCGTCGCCGTCGTCGACCGCCGAGGACTCCGTCGCCGCCTCGGCGTTGAGATGCCCGCGGCGCCGAGGGCGCGGAGGGGCGGGGGGCCCTCCGGACGAGTTGCCTTTCGAAGGCCGGAGGGCCCCCCGCCCCTCCGCGGCCTCGGTAGTCATGCGCGCCTTGGCCGCGAGGTAGTCGTCGTAGTCCCCGAGGTACGTCGTAAGCGCCCCGCCGGCGATCTCGACGATCTTGGTCGCCATCCGGTTGATGAAATAGCGATCGTGCGAGATGAAGACGATCGTGCCGCTGAAGCCCGCCAGCGCGTCCTCCAGCACCTCGCGGGAGGCCAGGTCCAGGTGGTTGGTGGGCTCGTCCAGGCACAGGAGCGCCGTCGGGCGGACGAGCATCTTCGCCAGCGCCAGCCGGGCCTTCTCGCCGCCGGACAGCACGCTCACCTTCTTGTCCACCGCGTCGCCCGAGAAGAGAAATGCGCCCAGGAGCGCGCGGAGGCGCATGTGCGCGGCCTCCGGCGCCACCGCCTCCAGCTCCTCCAGCACGGTGCGCTCGGGACTCAGCGCGTCGACTTGATGCTGGGCATAATAATGAACGGCCACGTGCGCGCCCAGCGTCCGCTCGCCCCGCTCGAACGGCAGCACACCGGCCAGGATGCGGAGCAGGGTCGACTTGCCGGCGCCGTTGACGCCCACCAGCGCCACCCGGTCGCCGCGCTCGATGTCGAAGTCGATCCCGGCGTACACGACGTTGTCGCCGTAGGCCTTGTGGATCCCGCAGAGCGTGGCCACCCGGCGCCCCGTGCGGGGCGGCTCGGGGAAGACCACGCGGATCCGGCGCGTCCGATCCTCGATCTCGATCCGCTCCAGGCGCGCGAGCATCTTGACCCGGCTCTGCACCTGGCGCGCCCGGGTCGCCTGGTAGCGGAAGCGCTCGATGAAGCGCTCAATCTCCGCCACGCGCTTGGCCTGGTTCCGAGCCTGGGCCTCCCGGAGCTCGCGCCGCGCCTGGCGCTCGACGACAAAGGCGTCGTAGTTGCCCGGGTAGACCGTGAGGCCCGCGGGGCCGAGGTCGGCGATGGAGGAGACCATGCGGTTGAGGAAGTAGCGATCGTGGGCGACGACGACGACGGTGCCGTCGTACCCGGCCAGGAAGTTCTCGAGCCAGGCGAGGGATTCCAGATCCAGATGGTTCGTGGGCTCGTCCAGGAGCAGCAGGGCGGGCCGCAGGAGCAGCAGCCGCGCCAGCGCCGCCCGCATGCGCCAGCCGCCGGAGAGCTCGGCGAGGGGACGGTGGAGATCCGCCGCGCCGAACCCGAGGCCGCTCAGGATGGTGCGGGCTTCGCTCTCCAGGCGGTAGCCGCCCAGGGCGTCGAACCGGTGCTGGAGGTCCCCATAGCGCGCGGTCAGCGCCTGGCGGGGCGACGCCTCCAGCGCGGCCGCGACCTCCTCCATCTCGCGCTCGAGCCGCCAGACGTCCTCGAAGCCGCTCAGCGCCTCGCCGAGGACCGACCCCAGGCCGCTCGC
The nucleotide sequence above comes from Candidatus Methylomirabilota bacterium. Encoded proteins:
- a CDS encoding ABC-F family ATP-binding cassette domain-containing protein — translated: MLVQLDSVSKAYGGQTLFRDLSWRITGGERIGLVGPNGAGKTTLCRILAGLEEPDSGRVIRARGAAVGYLPQEVAASGLGSVLGEALSGFEDVWRLEREMEEVAAALEASPRQALTARYGDLQHRFDALGGYRLESEARTILSGLGFGAADLHRPLAELSGGWRMRAALARLLLLRPALLLLDEPTNHLDLESLAWLENFLAGYDGTVVVVAHDRYFLNRMVSSIADLGPAGLTVYPGNYDAFVVERQARRELREAQARNQAKRVAEIERFIERFRYQATRARQVQSRVKMLARLERIEIEDRTRRIRVVFPEPPRTGRRVATLCGIHKAYGDNVVYAGIDFDIERGDRVALVGVNGAGKSTLLRILAGVLPFERGERTLGAHVAVHYYAQHQVDALSPERTVLEELEAVAPEAAHMRLRALLGAFLFSGDAVDKKVSVLSGGEKARLALAKMLVRPTALLCLDEPTNHLDLASREVLEDALAGFSGTIVFISHDRYFINRMATKIVEIAGGALTTYLGDYDDYLAAKARMTTEAAEGRGALRPSKGNSSGGPPAPPRPRRRGHLNAEAATESSAVDDGDARDRTKHRRRVDPEVRELRRRLEEVERQIHALEERLRQLGDTLGDPNLYADGERVRAVALERKSAEEQVAWLMREWEALSTELAAHE